In Leptospira congkakensis, the DNA window TTTGCATCGGGCCTTCGCCCTGCGGTGGACGTGGGAATTTCTGTATCACGGGTTGGATCTGCTGCACAAATCAAAGCGATGAAAAAAGTAGCAGGAACTCTCAAGTCAGATTTGGCTCAGTTCCGTGACTTAGAAGCGTTTGCACAGTTAGGAACAGAACTTGATCCAGTAACGCAAGCTCAGCTTGATCGTGGATACCGAGTTCTTGAAATCCTCAAACAACCAAACAACTCACCAACTCCAGTAGAAGAACAAGTGATTTCTATTTTTGCGGTGACGAAAGGTTTTATGGATACGGTTCCTACGGCAAAGATTCGTGAATTCGAAACTTATTTGCTTCGAACTATGAGAGAACAACACCCAGAAATTTTAGAAGAAATCAGAACTGCGAAAGAAGTAAAACAAGAAGCAGCTTTGCAAAAAACAATCAAATCGATTGTAGAACATTTTCTGACAAAGAATAATTAAGGGGAAAGATCTTGGCGACACCGCGTGAGATAAAAAAGAGGATTAACTCGGTTAAAAATACGAGAAAAATCACTCGAACCATGGAGATGGTCTCCACGGCAAAGGCAAAAAAAGCAACTAATAAAGTTAATGCGGCGAAACCATACGCCGACTTAACTCGCGAGTTAGTTTCTTCTTTGTCTAGCCTTGCTGGGATCATTCACAGCCCTTACTTAAGGAAGCCGGACAAAATCCGAAAAGTAGCTATCCTTGCAATCGCCGCAAACCGTGGGTTATGCGGTGGTTTTAACTCCAATCTTCTTCGTATTGTTAAAAACCGTATCGAAGAGTTGAAGTCCAAAGGTGTGGAAGTTGAAGTCCATGCTGCTGGGAAAAAAGCAATTGCCTTCTTTAAATTTGCAAAAGTAGAATTGGTTACTACTCATACCAATATCGATGATAAAGCGGGAAGCAAAGAAGCAAATGATCTTGCTTCTTACTTTATGGAACGTTTTGCAAATGAATCAGTGGATTCAGTTGAAATTATATCCACTCATTATTATTCGGCAGCAACTCAAAAACCAGAAATTACTACCGTTCTTCCTTTATCAATGGAAGAAGCTGGGACAAAAGGATCTTCTGGTCCAGAAGTATTGTATGAGCCGGATCCAAAAACAATTTTGGAAAACCTTCTTCCTATGGTGATCAAAACTACTTTTGTTAAGATCATTTTGGAGTCGGTAGCTTCCGAACACATTGCACGAAGAGTGGCTATGAAAGCGGCAACAGACGCAGCAGGTGAGATGATCAAACTTCTTACTCGCGGTTATAACCGAGTTCGTCAGGCAAAAATTACGCAGGAAATTTCAGAAATCGTAGGGGGAGCGGAAGCCATCTCCTAACAAAGGTCTTTCGGAGTATATATGAATAAAGGTAAAATTAAACAAATCATCGGTTCGGTAATGGATATCAGTTTTGAGTCCGGGAATATGCCTGAAATCTACAATGCCGTAGAGATTAAATCTAAAGTAAACGGTAAAGACGTAACAATTACTGCAGAAGTGCAACAACACATTGGAGATAACACAGTTCGTGCGATCTCCCTTCAATCCACAGACGGATTAAAAAGAGGATTGGAAGTTACCGATACAGGAATCCCAATTTCTGTTCCAGTAGGAACAAAAACTCTTGGTCGTATCTTTAACGTGCTTGGTGAAGCAATCGATGAACTCGGTGATCTTCCGAAAGACGTAAAAAAGATGCCAATCCATAGAAATGCACCTTCTTACGAAGAAATTAAACCTAAAACAGAAATCTTTGAAACAGGGATCAAGGTCATCGACCTTCTTGCTCCTTACATCAAAGGGGGAAAAACAGGACTATTCGGTGGTGCTGGGGTAGGTAAAACAGTTTTAATCCAAGAGCTTATCAACAACATCGCAAAACAACATGGTGGTTACTCTGTGTTCGCTGGTGTGGGTGAAAGAACTCGTGAAGGAAACGACCTTTGGAACGAGATGAAAGAATCTGGAGTTATCGACAAAACAGTTCTTTGTTTTGGTCAGATGAACGAACCTCCTGGTGCTCGTCTTCGTATCGCGCTTTCTGCTTTGACTATGGCGGAAAACTTCCGTGATGAATCCGGATCTGATATCCTTCTCTTCGTAGACAATATCTTCCGTTTCTCTCAAGCAGGTTCCGAAGTATCGGCTCTTCTTGGTCGTATGCCATCTGCGGTAGGATACCAACCAACTCTTTCCACTGAGATGGGTGGATTACAAGAACGGATTACATCAACAGTTCGTGGTTCCATCACTTCAGTGCAAGCGATCTACGTTCCTGCCGACGACTTAACTGACCCGGCTCCTGCAACTGCGTTTGCTCACTTGGATGCAACAACGACTTTATCTCGTGCGATTTCTGAAAAAGGGATTTATCCTGCGGTGGATCCACTCGATTCCACATCACGCATCATGAACCCACAAATCGTGGGAGAAGAGCACTACAACACTGCTCGCGAAGTACAAAGAATTCTTCAAAGATACAAAGACCTTCAAGATATCATCGCGATTCTTGGTATGGACGAACTTTCTGAGGATGATAAAGTTCTTGTTTCTCGTGCTCGTCGTTTGGAGAAATTCCTCTCACAACCGTTCCACGTAGCGGAACAGTTTACAGGTCGACCTGGAAAGTATGTAAAATTGGAAGATACCATCCGTTCCTTCAAAGGAATCATCGAAGGTAAGTATGACACACTTCCAGAACAAGCATTCTATATGGTCGGATCGATTGACGAAGTAATCGAAGCGGCGAAACAACTCAAAGGTTAATCGGGATGAGTAAAGAACTGACTTTAACAGTCATCTCTCCTGACAAAATCCTTTACCAGGGCAAGGCGGAATCAGTGATTCTGCCGGGTTCTGTGGGTTATTTTGGAATCCTTCCAGGCCATGCTACCTTAGTCTCCCAACTCGATTTTGGGCTGATCAAATTGCATACTGCTGGGAAAGAGTTCCGAATTGCCATCGATGGCGGATTCTGTGAAGTGAAAAATGACCAAATTAGAGTGCTCACCGAAGGTGGGGATTCTGAAGACGATTTGTCTCATGACCATGCTGTAGAACTCCTCGGGGAAGCAGAAGCCCTTCCGCTCTCCAAAGACAAAGAAATTCTATTAAAGAAAGCAAAAGTTCGCATTTTACTGCACGAACGTTAATTTTTTTCCCCCCTTCTTGCCGAAAATATACCAGAGGGGGATTTCCTTTGACTCTAGATTGGATTCGACGTTCTGTATTGGTAACGATACTATTTACCGGATTCTATTACTTAAAGGAAAACCCTGATTTGCGAAAAAGAATCTATTCTGAAAAACCGGTTCGTGTTAAAATTGAAGGATCCGTAGTGAATCCTGGATTTTATACATTGGATGCAGGTTCGAATGGAAAAGATTTGGTTGAGATGGCGGGTGGATACATACCCGGAACGCAAATCAAAACGGAGGACAGTATCTTGGAACAGCCGTTAGAGGATGGCCAGATACTAAATTTGGGAAAACGGTAATCGAGGCGAATGGCGGATCAAGAACAGAATAAAAACGAAGATCTAGAAAACATCGAACCTGTACTCGATGAAGACTCGTTTTCCTTGGATTTGGATGATTTTGATATGGGTGATGATGATTTGGATGTATCACCTGGAATCGAAGCTCCAAACCTAGACGACATTTCCGCTTTTGATGACGAAGACGATTCCATTTCAGACATGGTCGCTTCCTCAGATTCTTATGATGATTTATTAGATATAGACTTAGATTCAGATTTAAACTTACTTGGGGAAGAAGACCCAATCCTACATGATGAAGACATTCATGCAGATTTTTCTGATTATGAAGAAGAATCTGAAAAAGAAAAAACTCCATCAAAACCAAAACAATCTCATAATCAAAACAATCTCGAAGATGATGATCTTGAATTAGAATTCGATGATGATTTAATTGATCTCGATAAAGAAATTGAATCAATACTAAATGGTGAGGATGGAATTTTAACATCCAAAAAATCCAAACAAGATTTGGATGAAGAAGAGGATGGCCCAATTTCTCTTTCTTTAGAAGAACTAGAAAACATTACAGGGAATCTCGAGGAAGAAGATCATTCGGGAGAACCAGAACGTTCTCACTTTGAAGAAGAGGAAGAAGAACACCAAGATGACCTAATCGATGAACATTCAGATCTTGATTTAGATTTGGATGATTCCGAAATCGATACAAATCTTGCCTTCGATGAAGAAGGTAAACCTCAATTTGATTTAACGGATCATGATGAAGCAGATTCTTTTATACCTAAAGATGATTTAGGCCTTGGTGATGAGGAAGAAGAAGCAACTGGATTCCAACCACTTGTGGATCCAGAAGAAGAAGAACTTTTTGGTAAAAATAAAGAAGATGAAAACCTTACTTTATCTGATGAAGAGTTAGGTAGTATTTTAGGTGCTGGTGGCGAAGCAAGTTTAGAAGAATCTCTCGGTTCCGAAGAAGAATTTTTAACATCAGACGAAGAATCTGAACTTCCAAGTTTCACTGATGAAGATGGCGGATTTGATCTGTTAGGTGGCGAATTCGGAACACCAGAGGAAGAAACTCCTTCGACAGAAGAAGAGGATGAAGGTCCTCTCACGTTATCATTAGAAGAATTAGAAAACATTTCTGGTGAAGCCATTGAAGAAGACTTCGAAGAACCAACTTCTGATATTCTAAACGAAGAATTAGAAGACGAGTCTATCACACTGAGCCCCGACGAACTTGGTAATATCATTGCAAGTGATCCAATTGAAGAAGCAGAAGATTCTGAAGAAGAAGAAAGTCACGAACTAGAGACAGATCTTGGTGATGACTTTGATTTCGATTTAGGGGATGAATCTGGATCAGAAGAATCGGATAACTCAGAAGAAGGCCTCGAAGGTCAAATGGAAGGATTTGAATCTTCTGAAGAAGATGAAGGTCCTATTGCCCTTTCAATGGAAGAATTGGAATCTATCGCTTCAGATGCAGAAGAAAGTTCTGAAGAAGAACTTGTTGATAGTTTAGACAGAGCTCCTCTTCCTTATGAAGAAGACTTGGCACCTAAATCAGATTTACTCGCGGAAGATGAAGAAGACGAATCTATTGCTTTGTCAATGGAGGAATTGGAAAATATCACCGCATCAGAAGAAGAAGAGGATGAACAAGAAGACATCACTCTTTCTGCAGAAAGTTTAGATGAAATTTTGGGTGAAGAACTTCCTGGTGAAGAATTAGAAGACATTGCCGATTTACCTTTAGAAGAAGAATTTTCTTTATCAGAACAAACTAGCGATGAAGAACCTGTAGACTTCGATTTACCATCGTTTGGTGATGATGATTTAGTCGAACATGAATCAGAAGCTGATTTTGGTGATTTTGGTTCAGAATCTGTCATTGATGATAGTTTTGATTTATCAACACCTGACTCACCAAAAGAAACGAGAACTCCGACTCTTGCAAGTGATGATTCAGAAGAATACGAAGTTGATTTAGATGAATATGCAATGGAAGGAAAACTTTCTCCATTGGAAGAACTCCGTAAATCGGATGTATCGGCTCCAGAAGCCAAACCTTCTGCTGAAGAGGCATTTGCGGAAGCAGGTGGAGATAACCTATCAGTTGGGGAACGCAAAAAAGTATTAGGTTATTTGGATAACTTACTTGGTAACCTTCCTGATGATGTGATCCGCGAATTCTCGAAATCTCAATACTTCGAGTTATACAAAAAAATGATGAAAGAATTGGAGTTATAAAGTGGGACTTCTCGATAGAGCCGAAGAAATTAAAAAAACTTCGGGTTCCTCGACTTCAAAATCATCTAGTACTAACCAAGACAAACCGTCTTTATTAAAAAAAGCAGAACAATTCCATGAAGAAACTTTTTCTCATGAAAAAGAATCTGTTCCTGTTGTCGATACCGACTCGGAATGGTTAGACGATAGCTTTTCTGAAAAACTCGCCACAGAAATTGGAGACCTTCCCAGTCCCGATGGAGAAGAGGAATTCGATCTTAGTGATATACCAGAACTTACTGATGCAGATTTTGGTGACTTATCTGAAGAACCTTGGGATGAAAATCCTCTACCAAATTTAGAAAATGATTTAGATGATATTGCTTCTGATTATGAACCCGTCTCTGCAGAAGATACAAAAATACCTGAAACGAATCCGGAACCATCTGCGGAACCTGAATTACCTCCTGTAAGCAAACAAGAGTTTGATGATGATTTAATTGATCGTGATTACCACGATGAAATTTCAGAACCCGATACCCCTCTTCCAGAAGTTAATATCTTTGATGAGTGGGAGAACGATGCAAAAAGAGAAGCTGCCAAACAACCGCTTAGACCCATCAAAGATGATCCGGCTCCCATAGGAGAAGACGTATTGTTTGATGATGAATCTGATTTTGGTACAGCGCCAATCTCGTATCATCTGGCTTCCAAAAAACGGATTGAGAACTACCAAGCCATTTTTGAAATCACTAAAGAGATTGCTTCCTCTAAAGAATTTTCTGATTATTTTGATAACTTGGTTTATAGTTTGATAGGGCAAGTTGGTTGTAACTCTGTAGTGGTTTTAACTTCTACAAATCCTAAAAGTCCTAAATGGGAAGCAGTTGCAGCTCAAGGGATCCAATCAAAAGATTCTTGGTATCTATCTCCAAACGATGAAATCTATTCTCGTATCTCTGATTCGGAAACGGTAATCTATGCTGGTGAATTCAAATCTTCTCGATTGCCAGACAGAGAGTTTAGATTACTCAATGAAATGGGTTCCGAAATCTTAGTGCCCATCCGTCATGGTGAAAAATGTTTTGGCTTATTATCTCTTGGCAAACTCATTAACGGGGAAGAATACATTACCGATGATTTGGAATTTGCTAAAATAGTTGGAGATATTGCTGGTTCTGTTTTTGAAAGAGTGTCCGAATTTGAATCGATCAATGACGACTTAGTCCAAGCCAAAGAAGTAATCGAAATCAATGAGTCAGTTTTACGATTTGCACGCGATTTTGCTCGTGTTCGTAAGATGGATGAAGCTTATGATTTGCTTATAGAAAATATTAAAACCAAACTTGGTGTAAAACAATTTTCCTTTTTAGTTTTAGATTCTGAAACTCGCTCCGACTATATTGTGTTTGGTTCTAATTTTATATTACCAGAAAGAACAAAAGACTTCAAACTCAGCAAAGATTCTGATATTGTGGGAATGGTTTCCAATGTTCCTGGTGTTTACCGGTTAGAAAACTTCAGAGAAGACTCCGAATTAAAATCCATTTTCACAAATGATGAATTAGGGATTATGAGTGAATTCACAATTTTACCAATCATCAATTTAAACTGGCTTGTGGGTATGATTATCGTACATTCTACAGGAACTGCCTGGACAGATACCACTAGAGATGTTGGAGTTACTTTACTCGAAACATCTGCACCAGTGTTTGCAAACTTACTGATTTTACAGGAAAAAGAAGCATTATTTAGAAATCCATTTAATCCATTAGAGTCGCGGATTCTCAGCGAAATAGAAAAAGCATCACAAATGAACACGAACTTCACAGTCACTTTGTTCAAAATTCAGAATGTTTCTCGAATGGTTCATTTGGTGGGAGCGGGAACTTTTGCTCGTTATGCGGACGTCTTACGTAAAACAATGATGGATCATATTGGGGAGTTGGACTTTTTCACTCGGGTGGGGCAAGGAAAATTTGCTATGGTCCTTCATGGAAAAGACAAAGAAGAAACCGATGTTGTGATTAAAAAAATCAAATCTTCCTTCGCAAAAAAAGAGGACTCTATCATTGGATCTTTTCGTGCAACATATAGAGTATTAAATTTATCCTACCCACATGATACAAAGGATAAAAATCAATTTTTGGAAATGGTTGAAGAAGCCTAAACAAGTAACAGCCGTGTTATTTAATTCTATTTCCTTTTTATCACATTTTTTAGTATTCTACTCCATTTATTATTTTGCAACTGATAGGATACGTAAGTATTTACTTCTTTCCTTTGGTGTTTATTTCTATTCTCAGTGGAGTATCAATGCCACCATTCTTCTTTTTTTATCAGTAGTTTTTAACTATAGTTTAGGAAGATACCTTAGTCTTTTAAATGGAAAATCTAAGAAAACTATCTTTGTTTTAGGAATCACCGTTAATTTAGTTTATCTTGGTGTTTTTAAATATTTTATTTTTATTTGGGAGTTGTTTTCTGATTTAAGAATCGGTTTTGGATTGCCGGGCCTTATTTGGAAACCAGAAATTTTATTACCTATAGGAATTTCCTTTTATACATTTCATAACATTAGTTATTTGATAGATGTTTATGATGAAAAAATAGCTCCTTGTAAAAACTTTTTTACATTTGCAATTTATGATTTGTTTTTCCCCCTTTTGTTACTTGGCCCCATCGAAAGACCAGGCAACTTAATCCCGCAAATCGAATCGAAACAAATCATTCGAAGAGAAAATATTTGGAATGGAATTTCCCTTTTTCTCTGGGGTGCGTTTATCAAATCAACTATTGCCGATCCTTTTTCTAGATATGTAGAAATTCATGCAAAGGGTTTTGAAACCTTAGAACCTGGAATCTTATGGATCGTAGCTCCTGTCATCGCCTTCCAAATCTATGCCGATTTTTTTGGATACTCTCTCTGTGCAATGGGTTTAGCCGAAATGATGGGCTTTCGTTTGATGAACAATTTCAAAAGACCATTTTTTTCCTCCAATCCTTCTGAGTTTTGGTCAAAATGGCATATTTCTCTTTCTACCTGGCTGCGAGATTACGTATATATAAAGTTAGGTGGAAATAGGCACGGTTTCTTTAGGGAAAATACAAACTTGATGGTGGTATGGTTTCTTGCTGGAGTTTGGCATGGAGCAGGCTATGGGTTTGTGATTTGGGGAATTTATTTGGGACTCTGTTTGGTTTTGTATCGTTCTTTGAAACATTATGGACTCATAGTACAAGGCAGTCGTGTTCAATCTATACTGGGAACCATTTTTACTTTTTATAGTTTTTCGTTGGGCCTTCTTCTTTTTAGAATCAATTCTCCTTCGGAAACAAAATTGATTTTAGACAATTTATCTTTCCTGCCGCATCTTTCTTCATTCCCAATTATGATCCTAATAACGACGATTCCGTTATTAGTTTTTGATCTTTGGCAAGAATGGAAAAATACGGAACGTCCAACTTTCTTTATCTCCACAAAACCATATTCGTTTCTATTTATATTCTTTGTTTTGTTTCTTTGGTTTTCTATATTTTCACCCTTTGGGAAACAGGATTTTTTTTATTTTCAGTTTTAAATTAAATTTATGAAGATTCGTTATTTTATATTCACCTTTTTTTTGATTTCTATTTTTATGCACCTAACATGGGAATGGTTTATCCCGTATTGTGAAACCACTTCTTCTTATTGGTATTTATCCAAAAAAAGAAAGATAAGAACGGATGCAAAAATTTTAGTATTGGGTGATAGCCAGATCGTCAGTGGAATCACTCCAGATTTTTTTGCAGAGGTTGAGGATGTGTCTTCTGAAGAAGTTTTATATTTTCCTAAACCAAGCCAACAACCTGAAGGAATTCTTGTCGAATCATTAGAACTGGTTCACCAACTTCCCAAACTACGGAAAGTGTATGTGAATCTTTCTCCGTTAAATACAAGTAAAAACTCGGTTACCGATGCAAACCGGCAATTGTTTTATTCCTTCGGGAATTTATCGAAAGAAAGTATCATTCACCCATTGGTTCGCAAAGCATACTTCTCTAATCTAACGGATCTAAGTTGGAAGATTATAATTTCTGTATTTCCTTATTTTGGACTGAGTTCGAATCTAAATCGATTAGTTTATGATCCGGCTGCACAAGCAGATGTTCCGAGAAGGAAACAAGAGTTTCTGTACATTCAGGAAAGTATGGAAAAAAGACAAGGCTCTTGGGTTTGGAAATCCATTGGCGAAGACCCAATTTTACAAGAGGAAGAAGAATTTCCAGAAAATAGTTCTTTCGTCCTCTCTGGGAAACGAGATCTTTCCGTAACCATCTGGTATGATATAGTAAAACTATGGACGGAAAAAAACGTAGAAGTTGTTTTTCTTAGAATTCCTTTTTCACCGAAAATGGAAAAAGACATTCTAAAAACAAATGCTAATACAGTCAGTGATGAAATTTTTAAAACGATTACCTACGAACCTAATCAACAGAAGGTGGTTGTGTTTGATTTTCGATCGGTGTTTTTAAATGATTATCAGAATTTTGCAGATTTAACCCATCTCAACCAAAAAGGAAGAGATGCGTTTTCTCTGATTTTGAAGAAAGTGTTATTTGATCACACCCACACGCCGACCAAGGGCATGTAAGTTAACTCCCCAACCAAGACCAAAAAATTGTTTCGGTGTTAGGATTTCCTCAGTGCTTGGATCCCAGATATCTTTTACAAATGCTTCTGCAGTGATTTCTGTTCCGTAAGGAATTCCCCAGAAATTTTTATCTTCATTGTATGACATAAATTTGCCTCCCTATTTGACCCAATTCTATGATTTGAAGGATTCTACCATAGTATAAAATTCTTGAAAATGATAGGCCGAGTCGTGGGGACCTGGGCATGCTTCTGGATGGTATTGGACAGCCATTACCGGTAAACCTTTGGTTTTGAGACCAGCTACCGTATTGTCGAATAAATTGATCCTTGTGATCGGCATATCGCTAGAAGACTCACCTAACACATGAAAGCCATGGTTTTGAGAAGTGATTTCAATTTTTCCTGTTTCTTCGTTTCGAACGGGATGGTTCCCACCACGGTGACCAAACTTAAGTTTGGCTGTTTGTTTTCCAAGAGCAAGTCCAATGATTTGGTGCCCTAAACAGATTCCAAAAAGTGGTTTCTTCGCATCCATAATGGCTTTTGCAGAGGAGATTGCGTAGTCAAGAGGAGCGGGATCTCCAGGTCCATTAGAAAGGAAGTAAGCATCAAATCCATCTTTTAGTAAATCTTCGGCTTTGGTTTTGGCAGGGAAAACATGTACATTAAATCCAGCTGCGTCTAGAAGTTTGAGAATATTTCTTTTGATTCCGAAGTCATAAACGGCAAGTTTAAACTTACTCGGAGAATGAGCACCAAATACATATGGTTTTTCACAAGTGACCACTTGGGCTAAATCTTGGCCTTCCATAGTCGGAGCATTTTTTACTGCTTCCAGGAAAGAATCTTCATAAGTTTCGCTGATGAATATTCCACAAGACATGGCTCCAGAGTTTCGAATGATACGTGTTAGCTTGCGTGTGTCGATTCCTTCAATCGCAGGCACTCCAAACCGAATGAGAAACTCGCTAAGAGTTTCTTTGGATTGGAAGTTGGACGGTCGTTTGACGTATTCTTTGACAATGAGTCCAGAAGCTTGGATCTTATCAGATTCCATATCGTCTGGATTGATTCCATAGTTCCCAATCATGGGGTAGGTAAGGGTCACGAGTTGGCCTTTGTAGGAAGGGTCAGTGATGATTTCCTGATATCCCGCCATAGAGGTATTGAAGACTACCTCGCCGATCGAATTCTTATTTGCACCGAAGGATCGGCCCTTCATGACCGTTCCGTTTGCTAAAACCAAAAAAGCCTGCATCAAATCCATTCCAAAGAATCGATTCCTAATGACGAACAAAAATTCATCAGTCTTTTGTGTAATAACGTTTTATCCGATCGTACCGGTAGTCTCCGTTAATTTCTACAGTTTTCATTTGGGAAAGTGAATCTGCCATTTCCTGTGCCAGTCCAGGTTCGATGGTCAGGTAGGAGCGTTTCCCGCGGACTAGGTAAACAATTTGTCCAGTCGCCCCATCGGCTTCGATGACTTGGCCTTGGATCCTTTTTGTTTGGGAGGAGGAAGGACTGACGGAAACCTGATACTTTTGAAAGATATGGGGTCTACCCACGCAGAGCCAAATATCG includes these proteins:
- the atpC gene encoding ATP synthase F1 subunit epsilon → MSKELTLTVISPDKILYQGKAESVILPGSVGYFGILPGHATLVSQLDFGLIKLHTAGKEFRIAIDGGFCEVKNDQIRVLTEGGDSEDDLSHDHAVELLGEAEALPLSKDKEILLKKAKVRILLHER
- a CDS encoding MBOAT family O-acyltransferase; amino-acid sequence: MKKPKQVTAVLFNSISFLSHFLVFYSIYYFATDRIRKYLLLSFGVYFYSQWSINATILLFLSVVFNYSLGRYLSLLNGKSKKTIFVLGITVNLVYLGVFKYFIFIWELFSDLRIGFGLPGLIWKPEILLPIGISFYTFHNISYLIDVYDEKIAPCKNFFTFAIYDLFFPLLLLGPIERPGNLIPQIESKQIIRRENIWNGISLFLWGAFIKSTIADPFSRYVEIHAKGFETLEPGILWIVAPVIAFQIYADFFGYSLCAMGLAEMMGFRLMNNFKRPFFSSNPSEFWSKWHISLSTWLRDYVYIKLGGNRHGFFRENTNLMVVWFLAGVWHGAGYGFVIWGIYLGLCLVLYRSLKHYGLIVQGSRVQSILGTIFTFYSFSLGLLLFRINSPSETKLILDNLSFLPHLSSFPIMILITTIPLLVFDLWQEWKNTERPTFFISTKPYSFLFIFFVLFLWFSIFSPFGKQDFFYFQF
- a CDS encoding GAF domain-containing protein; translation: MGLLDRAEEIKKTSGSSTSKSSSTNQDKPSLLKKAEQFHEETFSHEKESVPVVDTDSEWLDDSFSEKLATEIGDLPSPDGEEEFDLSDIPELTDADFGDLSEEPWDENPLPNLENDLDDIASDYEPVSAEDTKIPETNPEPSAEPELPPVSKQEFDDDLIDRDYHDEISEPDTPLPEVNIFDEWENDAKREAAKQPLRPIKDDPAPIGEDVLFDDESDFGTAPISYHLASKKRIENYQAIFEITKEIASSKEFSDYFDNLVYSLIGQVGCNSVVVLTSTNPKSPKWEAVAAQGIQSKDSWYLSPNDEIYSRISDSETVIYAGEFKSSRLPDREFRLLNEMGSEILVPIRHGEKCFGLLSLGKLINGEEYITDDLEFAKIVGDIAGSVFERVSEFESINDDLVQAKEVIEINESVLRFARDFARVRKMDEAYDLLIENIKTKLGVKQFSFLVLDSETRSDYIVFGSNFILPERTKDFKLSKDSDIVGMVSNVPGVYRLENFREDSELKSIFTNDELGIMSEFTILPIINLNWLVGMIIVHSTGTAWTDTTRDVGVTLLETSAPVFANLLILQEKEALFRNPFNPLESRILSEIEKASQMNTNFTVTLFKIQNVSRMVHLVGAGTFARYADVLRKTMMDHIGELDFFTRVGQGKFAMVLHGKDKEETDVVIKKIKSSFAKKEDSIIGSFRATYRVLNLSYPHDTKDKNQFLEMVEEA
- the atpG gene encoding ATP synthase F1 subunit gamma; this translates as MATPREIKKRINSVKNTRKITRTMEMVSTAKAKKATNKVNAAKPYADLTRELVSSLSSLAGIIHSPYLRKPDKIRKVAILAIAANRGLCGGFNSNLLRIVKNRIEELKSKGVEVEVHAAGKKAIAFFKFAKVELVTTHTNIDDKAGSKEANDLASYFMERFANESVDSVEIISTHYYSAATQKPEITTVLPLSMEEAGTKGSSGPEVLYEPDPKTILENLLPMVIKTTFVKIILESVASEHIARRVAMKAATDAAGEMIKLLTRGYNRVRQAKITQEISEIVGGAEAIS
- the atpD gene encoding F0F1 ATP synthase subunit beta; the encoded protein is MNKGKIKQIIGSVMDISFESGNMPEIYNAVEIKSKVNGKDVTITAEVQQHIGDNTVRAISLQSTDGLKRGLEVTDTGIPISVPVGTKTLGRIFNVLGEAIDELGDLPKDVKKMPIHRNAPSYEEIKPKTEIFETGIKVIDLLAPYIKGGKTGLFGGAGVGKTVLIQELINNIAKQHGGYSVFAGVGERTREGNDLWNEMKESGVIDKTVLCFGQMNEPPGARLRIALSALTMAENFRDESGSDILLFVDNIFRFSQAGSEVSALLGRMPSAVGYQPTLSTEMGGLQERITSTVRGSITSVQAIYVPADDLTDPAPATAFAHLDATTTLSRAISEKGIYPAVDPLDSTSRIMNPQIVGEEHYNTAREVQRILQRYKDLQDIIAILGMDELSEDDKVLVSRARRLEKFLSQPFHVAEQFTGRPGKYVKLEDTIRSFKGIIEGKYDTLPEQAFYMVGSIDEVIEAAKQLKG
- the carA gene encoding glutamine-hydrolyzing carbamoyl-phosphate synthase small subunit → MQAFLVLANGTVMKGRSFGANKNSIGEVVFNTSMAGYQEIITDPSYKGQLVTLTYPMIGNYGINPDDMESDKIQASGLIVKEYVKRPSNFQSKETLSEFLIRFGVPAIEGIDTRKLTRIIRNSGAMSCGIFISETYEDSFLEAVKNAPTMEGQDLAQVVTCEKPYVFGAHSPSKFKLAVYDFGIKRNILKLLDAAGFNVHVFPAKTKAEDLLKDGFDAYFLSNGPGDPAPLDYAISSAKAIMDAKKPLFGICLGHQIIGLALGKQTAKLKFGHRGGNHPVRNEETGKIEITSQNHGFHVLGESSSDMPITRINLFDNTVAGLKTKGLPVMAVQYHPEACPGPHDSAYHFQEFYTMVESFKS
- a CDS encoding DUF5808 domain-containing protein, with protein sequence MSYNEDKNFWGIPYGTEITAEAFVKDIWDPSTEEILTPKQFFGLGWGVNLHALGRRVGVIK